In the Cyanobacteria bacterium QS_8_64_29 genome, one interval contains:
- a CDS encoding AAA family ATPase, with translation MSARSEPLAARLRPQTLEEFAGQQHIIGPGRLLRRAIEADRLTSLIFYGPPGTGKTTLAEVIARTTQA, from the coding sequence ATGAGTGCCCGATCCGAGCCCCTAGCGGCGCGCCTGCGCCCCCAGACGCTGGAGGAGTTTGCCGGGCAGCAGCACATCATCGGTCCGGGGCGGCTGCTGCGGCGGGCCATCGAGGCCGATCGACTGACCTCACTGATTTTCTACGGCCCGCCCGGAACGGGCAAAACCACCCTCGCCGAGGTCATTGCCCGCACCACGCAGGCGC